TATTTGATGGTTGTAAATGTGTCGAAAAAATGTGATGGTTGTAATTTGGATATTGTGTTGGGCAAATGTTTGTCGTTATTGTTCCTGGCCGGCCAGGCAGCCACTAGCTGTGATATCGATGATACTACTACTTCGATTTTCACTCTTTTGTTTCGGTTGTTTCGGAACATGAGCTTATGTTCCATCATCGTGATAATAACCTAGAGCTGTGAGCTTGATCTGAGGAACAAAGTTCCAGAGAGAAAATGGAGTGGAGCCAATTAACACCTTCAGCGATCTAGCATGTGCGTCAAAATGCTTCAACTGGCATATAACTTCTATTTTTGCTACTAGCAGTACCCAAATTACATTATCCACGGCTAAAAAAAATACATTACCTAGAGTGCAAGTGAAAATCAAGGACTATAGTCTATAGCTTGCTACAAAGTGAGACCCAATTAATTGATACATTTGTCCGGTAAAAGCTTCCAGAAAAGAGAGATGGTTGATAAAATTTTCGTGGTCCACTGTTGAGTCATAGTACATCCTTCTTGGCTGACCCTTATCATCGTGCATGCGTCTCCAAAGTCTACCACTACTCTGATCCAAACGTTGTGATTGCAAGCCGATTTGGATGGACTTCCGGCGACCATGCCTCCTAAAACTCGTGTGTGTAATTTCTCGATACCTCGCATACCTATTGGttattactcccttcattcctaaatataagatcttttagagaTTCTAATGTGAACTATATACAatgcaaaataagtgaatctacactctaaaatatgtctatatacatctgtatgtaatcCATACTAAAATCcctaaaagatcttatatttagaaatggagggagtactagtgatGAGAGTTGCTTGCTAGGTTCAAAATGATCATTGAGGAAGGGAGGTTTGCCGTTTGAGCAATGGCACAAACTAAGGAGACCAGCGTAAGTACCTATGCTTTGGTCTTGTTCGTTCTAAATAGGTGCATGCATGGATCGGATGGCGAGTCGTCGATACAAATTGAAGGAATCTTTTTTTAGAAGACAATTTGAAGCAGTCTAATATCTCCTATCTTAAAAAAGGGTAACGTTCCCTTCAGCTTGAGTCCCCTCTCTCTATCCACACCGGCTTTGCGCTTTTATAAAGACACGCTATGCATATCTCATGTGTGTCCTTCAGACAGTAGTTACTACTAGCTGATACGGTGTAGCGCGGCTTGCCCGTGTACACGTGCAGATACGTTTTGCTCTGCTTTCCAGAGCCGAACGACCTTGCATGCTTGCGCCTTCACAATAAAATTAGAACTAAGCAAACACACGCATGCAGTTACAGCTACGCCTGCAACTTATGCATGCACCACAAAAGAACACCGCAACTTAAGCTCAGCCAactgctagatgatttgccattaTCATGCTCACCAGAGAAGACGCCATGACCTTGTCTAGCATATATCCTCATAGCTGCAGGACGAACTCACATGCCAGCTTGAATTCTTTACATGATTATGAACATATGTCTGCTCACGATGCTTGAGCTCAGCGAAGTCTAATTCGATGAATGCTTTTCATGCCTCCACAACTTTGCCTTACCCTAGAGATATGCCAGAGAGCTCCTTCTTCTATTGTCCGGAGAGGCCGCCCCCCGGTGCTTTGGCGATCGAGGCCATACTAGAGGCGTTGTGCGGCTATTGCATGGCGCCTGGCCATGTTAAAATAGTGGGTAGATGTCAGGCGCCAAGCAGCAGGGTGTTTAATGTCGGCCCGCTGGCGTACGGTTGCGCGCACGCTCGCATTCACGCGCCGGAGTAGGTTCCTCGGCGGATGGGCTGGTTTAATGGAGGTAGGCGTTGAAGATGCTCTAAAGTAGGTATCATGAACAACGAAAATGCGTAGGAGCACCGGGCGACTCCACCCATCGGAATCTGACCCGTTGATTAGCCTCGGGATTCACATCTCCTATATTAGGCAGTACATATTAGGAGTTTATTCTACATGTATCTCTCACATGCGTGCTCTGTACTATCTAGGCTTTTTTCTGCACTGACATTGTCAGATAGTACACGCAGGCCTGACCACAACCACCATCGCCCAACCACCCAAAGGCCAACAGTCCATTCAATGCATATGAGCCCCCACTCCTCTCTTCTTCACATCATGACTCTTCTTCCTCTGGACACTTCCACATGAATCCTTCCCCACGATCCTCTTCTAGGCCCTGTTCGGGACGTGGGTTCACAAAATAGAGGAAAAGAAAAATGCATAGGTATGAGATGGAGTGCAAAGTGAAACCTGCAAGCTTCCAGAAAGAGGAATGAGAATCTATGGGGTGTTCTGAACAAAGGAAAGAAGTTTTGGAATCTGCACACTTCTCTAGGAAATAGAACTAGCCGTTATGTGCCTGGGCATTGTATTCTTGCCGTTGATTTCTCTAGCCgttgcttcttctttctcttgcTATATAAGCACATACAATGCACTgccaacaacttgcttgccatttctTCTCCTCTCCTGTAAGAACTTCTCTAGGAACTCATAGTCCAGTCTTGTAGCGGCAATCCATTCGTTCCTCTAACCTCAAAATTCATTCATTCCTGAAGCTGAATGGATCCAAATTACAGCCGGCGGTCAAGAAACGAAGATGATTTTGTACATTTCATACTCCCTACATTACAAGGTAGCTCATCCCAATCATCTGAGAGGAGAGCAATACATACATCCATCCTGAATGGAGCTACTTATGTGCATGAAGCTCTTACCGGCCACGAGGTTCTATGTGAATGGCGGTTCCATATGGAGAGACCAATCTTTCAAGCTTTAGTACAAAAACTGTGTGAAAAGCACCTTCTCCAGGATGCAAGGTATATCTCTGTGCAAGAGCAAGTAGCTATATTTTTGTATGCAGTATCAAAGAATGCAACCAACAGAACATTGCAAGATAGATTCCAGCACGGTGCAGATTCAACTAGTACTTATTTCCACGCCATGCTCAACGCGATTACTCGACTCACATGCAACTACATACAACCTTCTGTACACCAGCATCCCATATTAAGGCAACAAAAGTTTTCATACTTTAAGGTAATGTTTTCAAGCCCTATCATGGTGAACTGGTATTTAGCAAATCTAGCTTATATTTATATATCTAATTATagaattaaatctgcaaaattgTATTGGAGCTATTGATGGTACTCACTTTCCCATGACTATTCCTCCTGCGCAACAAGACCCATACAGAAATAGAAAACAAGGCCTTTCACAAAATGTAATGGTTGCTTGTGACTTTGACATGAAGTTTGTGCATGTACATGCTGGATGGGAGGGATCTACATCAGATGCAAGGGTTTTGCAAGATGCACTAGACCATGGATTCAATGTACCGCCTGGAAAATTTTATCTTGTAGATGCAGGTTATGCAAATACACCCCAATTCATTGCTCCATACCGAGGAACTAGATACCATTTACAAGAACAAGGAAGAGTTCAGCAAAGGCCACAGTGCTACAAGGAGTTATTTAACCTTCGACATGCACACCTAAGAGATCATGTCGAAAGAATTATTGGCATACTGAAAGCAAGGTATCCCATACTAAAGGCAGCTACAATGTTTGATATTGACACAAAGTTGATACTGTTGTAGCGTGTTGTGTATTGCACAATTTCATAAGGCTACACAATGGAGATATGACACTGCCTGATAGAGCTACAATGGATGTTAATGAAAGCAATATGAAGGATGTACCAGATGGAGATGTCAAATACAAAAAAGATGTGATTGTATTTAACAACTTGAGACAAGCTGGAAATGAGATGCGAGATGCCATGGCAATGCAAATGTGGGCAGATTACATTGCTAGAAGATAAGCATATGTATTGTGTAATTTTCCCTTATGTTATGTAACTATTTGGTTGTACTGTACTCAATATGGGCAGATTACATTGCTAGAAGATAAGCATATGATTATTTTAGTCAAAAACTGCAGAAAGACATTGCTTTAGGAGCCATTTAACATTGCATTAAAATTTGAATGAGTTTGACACTTCCATAATCATGTGCCCAGTAATGCACATGCACAACCTACTATTAAATATGACAAGTGCATCATAACCATGTGTCCAGAGATGCACATGTACAAAATATATCACATCCTATTACAAGTTACCTACGCCAAGGATCATATCCATGTGTCCATAAATGcacatgcacaaaatatatctcaGTTTTAAGCTTGCCCTCCCCTAGTACGAAATACTAGTTCCATTTGATTAGGTATTCCGAATTTTTCCAGTCAACCAACCTAACCGTAATTCGTTACTTGAAAATGATAGAAATACTTCCCTGTTCTCCTTGTTGGCGGTGAAGATGTCCGCAGCTTTTAGCATATCGGCCATCGAAAGACCCTCCAACCTTTCAAGTGCTTTGATGAATTTCTTGATGCTGAAGGGGTCCTTTAATTTACTCTCCTGGCTGCATACCTATCTATTTCTTCCCTTCTGAGTTTCAGGTATCTCTCATGAAAATCATCAATACTGGTCGTCTTTTGCTTTTTCGCTCTCTTCCTGCTAGTAACCTCATGAGCTGAGCTAGATGGTCGACGATTGCGATGTACAACTTGTGGAATTTCATGCAAGGTTTGTCCAACATGTTGTGAGGAAATTGATATTGCTTCAACTTGTGGAGCATGTACTGTCAAGTCATTTCCTTGAGCCGAGTTTGCCTCCACTTGATTGAATGTATTATTGCTAGAAAACCAATTTGTGTTTTCACTATCCTCTTCAATGTCAAATTGCATGGATGAATCACCAGGAGCATGTATGGTTGGAGTCGGTGTGTGCAAATGCGCCTCCAGCCCTTGCAATTGTGGTGAATGTGATGTTGGAAACTGTGAGAGTTGTGTTGCTCTGTTCGCATAATAATCCATGCCACGACAACTCCTTCCCTGAGCATAGCGTCCTAGATGAATCATGTCAAAGAAAAAGAACAGTTATAAGAATCGGCCAAAAAGAATTGGGCCAATCAATTCAATGATTTAAAAGCTCACCATCATATAGAGCAAAAAGATCTTCATAGTATGGAAATGACCTTCCTCGCCACGTGAGGGCGTCCTTGTTTTTACGTGCCTCTAGTGCAGCCCAAACATTATCTGGAGCCACCACCATCTTTCTGTCACGATCCCAGCCAAAACCACTttcagatattaagtcttttacaGCTTTGAAATCTCTCTTTAGATCCTGCTCCTTTTGCTTCACTTGAActatcgtgaaggataaatcaaaTCTTTGATTGAATTTACCAACAATACTTGTCCAGGCCTCTTTACTCCATGCATTTTGTGTCCGGTATTTGGGAACATCATGATCTCTTAAGAGTTCAATGAGATATGCCTTCATCTGATGATTCCACTTGGCTCTACCAGAATTCTTAGCGGTACCTAGCAATATGAAAAGTGCAGCTTTATAGGTCAGCTCTTTTTTAATATTGTGCATATACACATGGTCTCTAAAAAGTAAATATTTCAAGTATAGTCACTTCTCTGAAAGTAAGCAATCAAGTGTAATCTGATTTGTGGTACTGAAGGCAGGTGAGCAGGTTATATATTAAGTATATTCCCTAATCGTAAAAATACGATGCCTTGATTTTATCTCTTTACTACAAGCACACAGCCAAGCCTTTTTTTATTCAGAGCAACACCACAGAACAACTAAGCTTCAGGGTAGGCTTTTAACTGTATTTTTCCAAGATGAGTACTACaaataaataaatcagaaaatgGATATCCTGTATCATATGCTACCAGGAAGTTCAGTCCATTTTCCGTAGTAGGTGGTCACAAATGCAAAATCATCATACATGTTAGTCAATCCTTGCACACATACATGGTTTAGGTATACAGGAACTCGCTTAGCAGGCTAGCAACACTTCCTGCTAGCATATATCATCCATGAACAAGTAGAAGTAGATCTTTCTCCGTGTAACAACTTAAACACACAAGAAATAATCTCTATTCATTTATGCATCTAATAAACAAACTGAATCTGTGTGATCTATTTTCGTTTTTTATAAGCCTATAAATCTGAAGTAGAAATATATTTTAGGAGCGGAAATCAACAAGTACTAGGAAGTTTTATAGGAGAATAAATCAAAAAGGTTTGGACGGTTACCTTCTATGGAGATTTCTTGGCTTTCCCCAAATTTCTGGTCGTCATGCCCTTGCGTGGATGGAGGGGGTGGAGGGGGGAGATGGGGAGGCGGAGGAGGGTGGATTCGCCAGCCGACAGCGCTCCGCTGGTTCTCCATGTTGATTCCGCGCCAAAGCAGTCTAGGGTTCCTTCTTCTCCGTGGGGAATTTTGGGGGAGTGGCGGGAGTGAAGATAGGAGGCGGGAGTGCTGAGAGAGAGAGGAGCGGCGGGGACTCTGTTTCCTGTGCCTTTCCATTAGGCCTGTGTAGATTTTTTACTTCCCGTGAAAATCGCTGGAAAGTTTCCTTTACTAAGGAAAGTGCAGCGCTCTTT
This window of the Triticum aestivum cultivar Chinese Spring chromosome 5D, IWGSC CS RefSeq v2.1, whole genome shotgun sequence genome carries:
- the LOC123125326 gene encoding uncharacterized protein; its protein translation is MENQRSAVGWRIHPPPPPHLPPPPPPSTQGHDDQKFGESQEISIEGTAKNSGRAKWNHQMKAYLIELLRDHDVPKYRTQNAWSKEAWTSIVGKFNQRFDLSFTIVQVKQKEQDLKRDFKAVKDLISESGFGWDRDRKMVVAPDNVWAALEARKNKDALTWRGRSFPYYEDLFALYDGRYAQGRSCRGMDYYANRATQLSQFPTSHSPQLQGLEAHLHTPTPTIHAPGDSSMQFDIEEDSENTNWFSSNNTFNQVEANSAQGNDLTVHAPQVEAISISSQHVGQTLHEIPQVVHRNRRPSSSAHEVTSRKRAKKQKTTSIDDFHERYLKLRREEIDRYAARRVN